DNA sequence from the Glycine soja cultivar W05 chromosome 18, ASM419377v2, whole genome shotgun sequence genome:
CTTTcttgttttaattaaatcaatttttttaaactttttagcTCCTTGCTAGTAACTTATaagtttaaataactttttttagatAGTTTATGAAGCAGTTTTATCAATATATCCTTATACCACACAGTGGAACAAACAACATACTCGCTCTCGTTTTAGCCTTGggtctttcttctcttctcatCGTAGACACTCATTTTTCCTTCCCTCATCACTCAAGCACTCCCACTCTCACCTATTCACTCACCTCAACAACATTGAAACGAAACAgaataataaaaaggaaaaaaaaaaggaggagaaAGATCAGAGGAATCAGAAACCAGAGCTATCAGGATCTGCCTCTTTCCTCAGATGAAAGCTTTCATTGGTAACCCATCTTTCCTTTatgtttttgtataaattatagaGATATCAGACAAGTTTTTTTCCCCTTAATTTCTCTGATCTCTATTCATCTATGACTCCCACATGGCCTCCGCGTGGGAATGGAATTTAAATTTAGGTGAATCTGAGTTGAACACCACTGTCAGTATTgtgaatataaatttaatttataacgtGATGGTAGTTGTGCAttaagtgtttgataaaatgcTGATTTTAGGTGATTGTTTGCAATGTGAACATATTTATTTGCCTGTAAGGAACAAGAGTTAGTAGTTATGACTTTGTTACTCGTTGAGTTGTATTACTTGGTATAAGTACTTTGGTTTAAGCATTTTTCAGGTAGAAGATCAAAGTTATTATTCACAAACTGAGTTTTCGCTCTCTTTACTTACTTTGTATACCTTTCGTCCTTCTCTCTTGGTTTTGGATATTGCTTCGTTGTGGACTCCATTGGTTTGAACCTGTGCTGATTACTTAACAGTAGgttagattaaattattttagttttagttaatGTTAGCCTTGTCTTTAGTGCtattaagttgattttagaACATTGTAGTACTATCTGTTTGTCTTGTGTTCTGATTTGGTTTTAGATGCATCATGCCTGCTGGTTGGCGTAAGGTTTATGTGAATATGTTTGAAGCAAGTCACACTGACCTAGGATAGCATCTTGGCAGTTTAGACAACATTTTTTGGTAACTGGTGGGTTAAGAGGTATATGATATGTTGTGAATTGGTGATGACTttaaaaggaagtgtttttTCCCCACAattatgcatgttattttcacaGATCCTTTACATAAGTTCATTTGTCTATGTTATTATTGGTGTGTTCTCTATTTTGCGCTGTATAAACAGGATTTTGGTAGTATTTTTCATAAGCTATTTGAGTTTGAGTTTGGTTAGTTTGGTGATTAATTACCAATAGTAAATGtgggtttgttttttttaatcaaaacttTGACTATCATTCTTGTATAATGTTTCCTCCCATAATCTTTATGTTCGGTTTTGTAATTGACTGGATTTGTTTCAGTGCATTTTGCAATATGACTCTGGTGATTAATGTTTGCTCTTTTGTTCAATCTCATCTTGTCATGGCTTGCTGATTCATAGAAGTCAATTTGTGTATCTAGAATAGGAATGGCTGTTGAAACTTtcatttttgtgaaattttcaTATGGTTATTGACATAAGCATTATAGTTTTATTCCCCTTCTTTCTCCAACTTTAACTTAGAATAACTACAGTACTGTGTTGTGTGTTGGCCGAAGTTACATAACAAAGAGAATATAGTGCATGAATAAGGAAGGGAATAAAGCAAGTGAGAAAACATTTGAACGGCTAATTATGGTGGGATCCATGTTATGCTGCAGGTCAGCATTATGGTCTAGTTTGAGCTGATTTATTTGAGTTAATGTTCATTAAACAAAGTCTCTATAAATTCATTCCAAGAGATATATTTCAAGGCTTCTATCACTTATTCAGCATTGTTTTGTTATTTCCTTCAGATGAGCGCTTAGCAGTTTAAGTTCATTTCCTTGCATGCGCATGCTCAGACAATGGATATAGATGTTTTATCTTCATTGTTCACTTGTGTGTTTAGAGGTATCTCTAGACTCAACAGTCATTAATATTAACAGTGCTGCTTGATTATTTTTACAGTTTCCACGTCCAGTATATAATTTGCATCACAATTAATTCATAGGTGCTTTTATAATACACATAATGGAACTAAAATCTAGAACCTATATGAACTGTGGGTTTCTTAGTATGTCTGTTCTGAACTTCAGAAATAATTATGGTCAGATGCAAATCCAGTTAATGTGTTCTACCTGAAAGAAGATTGCTCTTGTGAAAATTGCTATATGACTCTACATGCTAATTGCAATTTTAATTGTCAGCGAGTTTTGGACATCAAATTCTTTCATTAATTTGCTTTCcgattcttttaatttatttatcctCCAACTATAATCTTATGTGACTATTAGACAATTATTAGTTCTTAGGAAGATAAGTTTTTCTCCATACTCTTTTGCCTGTAAATTTGCAGTGCATTGATCACAACATCATTTGATTATTCAATACAAATGGCTGAAGCTGGTGGTAGCTCTCAGACGGAAACAACAACCAAACCTCAACTTATATACCGGTGTAAGAAATGCAGAAGAATTGTTGCTTCAGAGGAAAACATAGTTTCCCACGAGCGCGGGAAAGGAGAATCAAGCTTCAAGTGGAAAAAGAGAAGCAGTGAATCCTGGGAAATGGAAAAGCAATCAGTTGATTGCACCTCAGTATTTGTTGAGCCCATGAAATGGATGCAAGCAGGTACTTGTAAAATTCccctcatattttattttcgataaaataatttgtcaaaCTTCACACTAACACTGGATATTGATTGCTTTGAAGTACAAGAAGGTCATGTGGAGGAGAAACTTCTCTGTATGGGTTGTAATGCTCGTTTGGGTTACTTCAACTGGGCCGGTATGCAGTGCAGCTGTGGAGCCTGGGTTAACCCTGCATTTCAGCTGCATAAAAGCAAATTAGATGAGTGCAATATGTAAACCAATCACCTTGCAGATATCCTAGAAGACCAGATCAAGAAAAATTATAGGTTATCCTTTTTGTGAACAAAAGACGTATGGCAGCTTAGCTTGGAAGATTGCATTGTACCACTTCATGCTAGTTTTTGAATGAAACATACAGTAAATGGTTCTTATCTTACTAATCTGCAATATAAGTTGCTACTACATATACTAAT
Encoded proteins:
- the LOC114395579 gene encoding probable inactive dual specificity protein phosphatase-like At4g18593 isoform X3, which translates into the protein MAEAGGSSQTETTTKPQLIYRCKKCRRIVASEENIVSHERGKGESSFKWKKRSSESWEMEKQSVDCTSVFVEPMKWMQAVQEGHVEEKLLCMGCNARLGYFNWAGMQCSCGAWVNPAFQLHKSKLDECNM
- the LOC114395579 gene encoding probable inactive dual specificity protein phosphatase-like At4g18593 isoform X2, with protein sequence MKAFIAGGSSQTETTTKPQLIYRCKKCRRIVASEENIVSHERGKGESSFKWKKRSSESWEMEKQSVDCTSVFVEPMKWMQAVQEGHVEEKLLCMGCNARLGYFNWAGMQCSCGAWVNPAFQLHKSKLDECNM
- the LOC114395579 gene encoding probable inactive dual specificity protein phosphatase-like At4g18593 isoform X1; this encodes MDIDVLSSLFTCVFRAGGSSQTETTTKPQLIYRCKKCRRIVASEENIVSHERGKGESSFKWKKRSSESWEMEKQSVDCTSVFVEPMKWMQAVQEGHVEEKLLCMGCNARLGYFNWAGMQCSCGAWVNPAFQLHKSKLDECNM